The following coding sequences lie in one Halomonas sp. 'Soap Lake #6' genomic window:
- a CDS encoding methyl-accepting chemotaxis protein, with translation MFSSLRARILLAALTAITLALIVNGIASYITVKHHNALQVSRNLSAVVEGNTQAINEWFNARYTMLASMEDAVDSEAPLSALRQLSDSGSFMTAYIAYPSTSEAVFSDGWQPPSDYDPRQRPWYQGAANAQDTIITAPYVDAQTGGLIVTFARPFYRNGQLAAVIGADITVGDVIDIVSSIAPTPSSFGFLTTENGTLVAHPNAALTLEPATVLSNELTNEHLAQIVQANDPQALSLQDSNKLLMGSTVGGNTGWRLVVALDEAEATAGLRAIATTSIITLLIVAAITAIVFGMLLSLLLRRLLEVRNAMDNIATGEGDLTQRLPEEGNDEVSHIASAFNRFVSKMESVLIDVRTSSESVHHAANEIAMGGQDLSRRTDNAASSLQQTSASVEQITSTVQHTAASAQEANKLSQSASKVAKEGGQVVANVVTTMEDISQASNKIGEIVTLMNSIAFQTNLLALNASVEAARAGEHGRGFAVVADEVRKLAGRSSEAANDIQKLIEDSQSKVNNGTTLVQNAGATMQDIVAHITRVTDVLEEINSATSEQSDGIKQVNIAVAELDRMTQENAAMVEESTTAAEHLKEQAEHLSGTISSFKLSHAATPALQVPYQASGRHA, from the coding sequence ATGTTTTCCTCCCTTCGAGCACGAATCTTACTCGCTGCACTCACGGCCATCACCCTTGCTCTGATCGTTAACGGTATTGCCAGCTACATCACGGTTAAACACCACAATGCTTTACAGGTTAGCCGCAACCTAAGCGCTGTAGTAGAAGGCAATACTCAGGCAATTAATGAGTGGTTTAACGCCCGCTATACGATGCTTGCCAGCATGGAAGATGCCGTAGATAGTGAAGCCCCGCTCTCAGCACTGCGCCAGTTGTCAGATTCAGGCAGTTTTATGACCGCCTATATCGCCTACCCTTCTACATCAGAAGCTGTCTTTTCTGATGGATGGCAACCCCCCAGTGATTACGACCCACGGCAGCGACCTTGGTATCAAGGTGCAGCTAATGCACAAGATACGATTATTACGGCCCCCTACGTCGACGCACAGACGGGTGGGTTAATTGTCACTTTCGCACGACCTTTCTATCGTAATGGGCAGCTTGCTGCCGTTATAGGCGCTGATATTACTGTCGGTGACGTCATCGATATCGTGTCCAGCATTGCCCCAACCCCCTCCAGCTTTGGCTTTTTAACCACGGAAAATGGCACTCTGGTCGCACATCCAAACGCCGCACTGACCCTAGAGCCTGCCACCGTTTTAAGCAACGAACTCACCAACGAGCACCTAGCTCAGATAGTACAAGCCAATGACCCCCAAGCACTTTCACTGCAAGACAGCAACAAGCTATTGATGGGTAGTACCGTTGGTGGCAACACCGGCTGGCGGTTAGTTGTTGCTCTGGATGAAGCTGAAGCCACTGCTGGCCTGCGCGCTATTGCGACTACCTCGATTATTACCCTGCTGATCGTCGCCGCCATTACCGCCATAGTGTTTGGCATGCTGCTGTCACTGCTGCTGCGCCGCTTACTAGAAGTGCGCAATGCCATGGATAACATTGCTACCGGTGAAGGCGATTTAACTCAGCGACTACCGGAAGAGGGCAATGATGAAGTCAGCCACATTGCCAGTGCCTTCAACCGCTTTGTCAGCAAAATGGAAAGCGTATTGATCGATGTACGCACCAGCAGCGAGTCGGTTCACCACGCGGCTAACGAAATTGCCATGGGTGGTCAGGATTTGTCACGCCGTACCGATAACGCCGCCTCAAGCCTGCAGCAAACATCCGCTTCAGTGGAACAGATCACTAGCACGGTACAGCATACCGCCGCCTCGGCCCAGGAGGCGAATAAACTCTCCCAGAGCGCCTCCAAAGTGGCTAAAGAGGGGGGGCAAGTCGTGGCTAATGTGGTCACCACAATGGAAGATATTTCCCAAGCTTCTAATAAAATTGGCGAGATCGTCACGCTGATGAACAGTATTGCCTTTCAGACCAATTTACTCGCCCTTAACGCCTCGGTGGAAGCTGCTAGGGCGGGTGAGCACGGCCGTGGCTTTGCAGTGGTAGCCGATGAAGTGCGCAAACTGGCTGGGCGCAGCAGTGAGGCCGCCAACGATATTCAAAAACTGATCGAAGATTCGCAAAGCAAAGTTAATAACGGCACCACCTTAGTACAAAACGCTGGCGCCACTATGCAGGACATCGTCGCACATATCACACGCGTCACCGATGTACTGGAGGAAATCAACTCCGCCACCAGCGAGCAGAGTGATGGCATCAAGCAGGTCAATATCGCAGTGGCTGAACTTGACCGCATGACCCAGGAAAACGCCGCCATGGTAGAAGAGTCCACCACTGCTGCCGAACACTTGAAGGAACAAGCTGAGCACCTTTCGGGCACCATCAGCAGTTTTAAACTTTCCCACGCTGCCACGCCTGCCCTGCAAGTGCCCTATCAAGCATCTGGCAGACATGCTTAA
- a CDS encoding methyl-accepting chemotaxis protein, which translates to MHFRSLRSFVLALAGPCLLAIVIALVVYNLIAAARTQQTVSEHTQELMESALDARLNAIADAEGERIQRELDKAMTLAHQLATTNALMGMQDSEGQRALFLSRRQLSNLVRQTLADNPDLIDVYIGWEPNAFTDDARYANNKRHGNNSDGRFMPWWFRNDDGSLSLDLLGDVEDDTRLPNGIRQAEYYMCPRETLAPCIIDPAAYDFGGVTQLVTSFNAPILVDGEFRGVAGIDLSVDFIQTLLSDANQALYNGAGRMVLVAGHGILVADTAEKGGLGEPARDVLSSPLLSGIEQATAQGSLYSSKNDGMLERYLPLHLGDTSQPWVLMLQLPEAVALAELNNLQGVLSEQRQQNTFGMTLVGLLLAALGVIALWWIGGQIARPLKRLATRMQEIATGNGDLTQRLPIMGRDESAALAEQFNAFAEKIQTILLDVRRSSEAVNRAANEITQGGHNLSRRTDQAAASLQQTSTAMEQISSTVGHTTQASQEASGLSQTASQLASRTDSAFKQVVSTMDEIRSNSDEIQNIVSVIDGIAFQTNLLALNASVEAARAGEHGRGFAVVADEVRKLAGRSSEAAKDIRQRIDTSAGKVESGTQMVHDAETAMHELADSVTRITQMLGDISTAAREQSDGISQVSIAVSDLDQMTQQNAALVEESTTAAEQLNAQADRLAALVGGFKLSEEAQELPRGALPNTTLPTGRLDAPQR; encoded by the coding sequence ATGCACTTTCGCTCGTTACGCTCTTTTGTCTTGGCCTTGGCAGGCCCCTGCCTACTAGCCATTGTGATCGCACTGGTGGTGTATAACTTGATCGCCGCCGCACGCACTCAGCAAACGGTGAGTGAACACACCCAAGAGCTAATGGAAAGTGCACTTGATGCCCGCTTAAACGCCATTGCCGATGCAGAGGGCGAGCGTATTCAGCGCGAATTGGATAAAGCCATGACGCTTGCCCACCAGCTTGCAACTACCAATGCACTGATGGGGATGCAAGATAGCGAGGGGCAACGCGCACTATTTCTGAGCCGTCGTCAGCTATCGAATCTGGTACGCCAAACTCTCGCTGATAACCCAGACCTTATAGATGTCTATATTGGTTGGGAACCTAATGCGTTTACTGACGATGCTCGTTACGCTAACAACAAGCGCCACGGTAATAATAGCGATGGCCGCTTTATGCCTTGGTGGTTTCGCAACGATGATGGCTCACTGTCGCTAGATCTGCTCGGTGATGTAGAAGACGACACACGTCTTCCTAATGGTATACGCCAAGCAGAGTATTATATGTGTCCGCGAGAGACGTTAGCGCCTTGCATTATTGACCCTGCTGCTTACGATTTTGGCGGTGTCACTCAGCTAGTTACCTCTTTTAATGCCCCTATCCTGGTAGATGGTGAGTTTCGAGGTGTAGCAGGGATCGATCTCTCTGTTGATTTCATCCAGACGCTGCTTAGTGATGCCAACCAAGCACTGTACAATGGTGCAGGCCGAATGGTACTGGTCGCAGGACATGGAATTCTGGTGGCAGATACCGCCGAAAAAGGCGGTCTTGGCGAGCCAGCCAGAGACGTGCTCAGCAGCCCACTCTTATCAGGTATTGAGCAGGCGACGGCTCAGGGCAGCCTGTATAGCAGCAAGAATGACGGCATGTTAGAGCGTTACTTGCCCCTCCATCTTGGCGATACCTCACAGCCTTGGGTGCTAATGTTGCAACTACCCGAAGCAGTTGCGCTGGCCGAGTTAAATAATCTGCAGGGTGTGCTTAGCGAACAGCGCCAACAAAATACCTTCGGTATGACCTTGGTAGGCCTGCTACTGGCCGCACTGGGCGTAATAGCACTATGGTGGATCGGAGGGCAGATCGCACGCCCGTTAAAGCGGCTGGCAACACGGATGCAAGAGATCGCTACTGGCAATGGCGACCTTACCCAACGCCTACCCATAATGGGCCGCGATGAAAGCGCCGCCTTGGCCGAGCAGTTCAATGCCTTTGCTGAAAAAATTCAGACGATTCTGCTGGATGTACGCCGCAGTAGCGAAGCCGTCAACCGCGCAGCGAATGAGATCACTCAAGGTGGCCACAACCTCTCAAGACGCACCGACCAGGCAGCAGCCAGCCTGCAACAGACATCGACTGCAATGGAACAAATCAGCAGTACTGTTGGACACACTACCCAAGCTTCTCAAGAAGCTAGCGGGCTTTCCCAAACGGCTTCCCAACTAGCCTCCCGTACCGATAGTGCCTTCAAGCAGGTAGTGTCGACCATGGATGAAATCCGTTCAAACTCAGATGAAATTCAGAATATTGTGAGCGTGATTGACGGCATTGCCTTTCAAACCAACCTGCTTGCCCTGAATGCTTCGGTAGAAGCCGCCCGAGCTGGCGAACACGGACGTGGCTTCGCGGTAGTGGCTGATGAGGTGCGCAAACTGGCTGGGCGCAGTAGCGAAGCAGCTAAAGATATTCGTCAGCGCATTGACACGTCAGCGGGGAAAGTAGAAAGCGGCACCCAAATGGTTCACGATGCCGAGACCGCAATGCATGAGCTAGCGGATAGCGTTACCCGAATCACTCAGATGCTAGGCGATATCAGCACGGCTGCACGAGAACAAAGCGATGGTATTAGCCAAGTCAGTATCGCAGTGTCCGACTTAGACCAGATGACTCAACAGAATGCCGCACTTGTGGAAGAATCAACAACCGCAGCTGAACAGCTAAACGCTCAAGCAGATCGGTTGGCAGCACTGGTTGGTGGCTTTAAATTAAGCGAAGAGGCACAGGAGTTGCCGCGCGGCGCACTGCCTAATACCACGCTGCCTACGGGGAGACTCGACGCCCCCCAGAGGTGA